A window of Polaribacter litorisediminis contains these coding sequences:
- a CDS encoding peptidogalycan biosysnthesis protein, translated as MNFYKKTANALFFSSIDEISEEIWTSLDCEQNLYFHRNFLKSIEKNHPEIKFLYIVLIDKNKKPKAFASIQIINFYFENVQNELKFHLQKLRSFGQKIYLLPKKKPLQLLICGNTFVSGEHGLFIHQHQDKKKSINEMAQAILHFVDLDVSLKIDAFLFKDFINESLSITDELKKYNYHPFLVEPNMVLNLHENWRNFDDYLASMKTKFRVKAKKALQLSAAIKIEEVILRNIETQLPKMTALYQKVATKANFNLGDFNLATYQDLKENFGDQYILKTYWLQGEIVGFMSGLINENSLDAHFVGIDYNLNREHAIYQRMLYDYIEIAIKKNLKTINFGRTASEIKSSVGATPQDLTMYVRHKKSITNRILKLFLQRVQPTSFQQKFPFKN; from the coding sequence TTGAATTTTTATAAAAAAACAGCAAATGCACTTTTTTTTTCTTCTATTGATGAAATTTCAGAGGAAATATGGACGTCTTTGGATTGCGAACAAAATCTATATTTTCATCGCAATTTTCTAAAATCTATTGAAAAAAATCATCCAGAAATTAAATTTTTGTACATTGTATTAATCGATAAAAACAAAAAACCTAAAGCTTTTGCCTCTATTCAAATTATTAATTTTTACTTTGAAAATGTTCAAAATGAATTAAAATTTCATCTTCAAAAATTAAGAAGTTTTGGTCAAAAAATTTATCTGCTTCCAAAGAAAAAACCACTACAACTTTTAATTTGTGGCAATACTTTTGTGAGTGGAGAACATGGTCTGTTCATTCATCAACATCAAGATAAAAAGAAGAGCATTAACGAAATGGCACAAGCTATTTTGCACTTCGTAGATCTTGATGTCAGTTTAAAAATTGATGCTTTTTTATTCAAAGATTTTATCAATGAATCGCTCTCTATTACTGATGAATTAAAGAAATACAACTATCATCCTTTTTTAGTTGAACCCAACATGGTGTTAAATCTTCATGAAAATTGGAGAAATTTTGATGATTATCTTGCATCCATGAAAACCAAGTTTAGGGTAAAAGCAAAAAAAGCACTTCAATTAAGTGCAGCAATAAAAATTGAAGAAGTAATTTTAAGAAATATTGAAACTCAATTACCAAAAATGACTGCTTTATATCAAAAAGTTGCTACCAAAGCTAATTTTAATTTAGGCGATTTTAATCTTGCTACGTACCAAGATTTGAAAGAAAATTTTGGAGATCAATATATCTTAAAAACCTATTGGTTGCAAGGTGAAATTGTTGGTTTTATGTCGGGGCTTATCAACGAAAATTCTTTGGATGCCCATTTTGTTGGCATTGATTATAATTTGAATAGAGAGCACGCTATTTATCAAAGAATGTTGTATGATTATATAGAAATTGCCATCAAAAAAAACTTAAAAACTATTAATTTTGGAAGAACTGCAAGTGAAATTAAAAGTTCTGTGGGTGCAACTCCGCAAGATTTAACCATGTATGTTCGTCATAAAAAAAGTATTACAAACAGAATTTTAAAGTTATTTTTGCAACGTGTACAACCTACATCATTTCAGCAGAAATTCCCTTTTAAAAACTAA
- a CDS encoding efflux RND transporter periplasmic adaptor subunit, giving the protein MRKIILAILGVLLIAGAIFLGKYFTDKNQKPRPKFKKSVKTVFVNRVENKEIPVIIYANGNLSAKNKIEIFSEVQGVLNTANKAFKPGTNYTKGQVLLNINSDEFYASLQSQKSNLYNLITAVLPDLRLDFPSEFKTWETYLENFDMDKSVPELPEFSTNKEKYFISGRGILTAYYNVKNLEVRLSKHQIRAPFTGVLTEALVTNGSLVRVGQKLGEFIDTSIYEMEVSINAEFADLLKVGKSVTLTNSNKSEVYAGTVVRVNGRIDQVTQTINAYIDLKHPDLKEGMFLEANLKAKTIANALEIPRKLLVDNEAVYTVKKDSILTKTKVNPVYFSAETVIIQGLNNGEKVLSQTLAGAFDGMIVKINSKK; this is encoded by the coding sequence ATGAGAAAAATAATTCTAGCCATTTTAGGTGTTCTATTAATTGCTGGTGCCATTTTTTTAGGCAAGTATTTCACCGATAAAAACCAAAAGCCAAGGCCAAAATTTAAAAAAAGTGTAAAAACTGTTTTTGTGAATAGGGTTGAAAATAAAGAAATTCCTGTAATTATTTATGCGAATGGTAATTTATCAGCTAAAAATAAAATTGAAATTTTTTCTGAAGTTCAAGGAGTATTAAATACAGCAAACAAAGCTTTTAAACCAGGTACAAATTATACGAAAGGACAGGTTTTATTAAATATTAACAGCGATGAATTTTACGCAAGCTTACAATCGCAAAAGAGTAATTTATATAACTTAATTACGGCTGTTTTACCAGATTTACGATTAGATTTTCCATCAGAATTTAAAACATGGGAAACATATTTAGAAAATTTTGATATGGATAAAAGCGTGCCAGAACTTCCTGAGTTTTCAACAAACAAAGAAAAATACTTTATCTCTGGCCGTGGAATTTTAACGGCTTATTACAATGTTAAAAATTTAGAAGTTCGTTTGTCTAAACATCAAATTAGGGCTCCATTTACGGGAGTTCTTACCGAGGCTTTGGTTACAAACGGTTCTTTGGTAAGAGTAGGGCAAAAATTAGGTGAATTTATTGATACAAGTATTTATGAAATGGAAGTTTCTATCAATGCTGAATTTGCCGATTTGTTAAAGGTAGGCAAATCGGTAACCTTAACCAATTCTAATAAATCAGAAGTATATGCAGGCACCGTTGTTCGCGTAAATGGTAGAATTGATCAGGTAACCCAAACAATCAATGCTTACATCGATTTAAAACATCCTGATCTAAAAGAAGGAATGTTTTTAGAAGCAAACTTAAAAGCAAAAACAATTGCGAATGCTCTAGAAATACCTAGAAAATTATTGGTAGATAATGAGGCTGTTTACACTGTAAAAAAAGATAGTATTTTAACGAAAACCAAGGTAAATCCAGTTTATTTTAGTGCAGAAACAGTTATTATTCAAGGTTTAAATAACGGTGAAAAAGTTTTATCTCAAACTTTAGCAGGCGCTTTTGATGGTATGATTGTAAAAATTAATTCAAAGAAGTAA